The following proteins are encoded in a genomic region of Streptococcus sp. 29892:
- a CDS encoding ABC transporter ATP-binding protein has product MTEKNIAVKVDHVSKFFKLPTEASQSLRTTMVNRFKGIKGYKEQHVLKDISFEVEKGDFFGILGRNGSGKSTLLKIISQIYVPEHGTVTVNGKLVSFIELGVGFNPELTGRENVYLNGALLGFSREEIDAMYDDIVDFAELREFMNQKLKNYSSGMQVRLAFSVAIKAQGDVLILDEVLAVGDEAFQRKCNDYFQERKKSGKTTILVTHDMGAVKKYCNKAVLIEHGLVKAIGNPENVANQYSFDNTVTVQQEHLEEEKGVDSESAEAKEVQLVENFKLDLLSPNQISPKDTIHFRMEYTVLQDIETYMALSLTDIDRNIWIYNDNSMNQLQSGKGKKVVNYSCSLPNVNDLKLKLEVTVRDKDGKMLAFSDATQTPIIMVNRTDIAPDDISALDSASGLIQRNGNWTFENN; this is encoded by the coding sequence ATGACAGAAAAAAATATTGCAGTAAAGGTTGATCATGTCAGTAAGTTTTTTAAATTGCCGACAGAAGCTAGTCAGAGTCTGCGTACAACCATGGTCAATCGTTTTAAAGGAATCAAGGGTTACAAAGAGCAGCATGTATTGAAGGATATTTCTTTTGAGGTTGAAAAAGGTGACTTCTTTGGTATTTTGGGGCGAAATGGATCAGGTAAATCAACGCTTTTAAAAATTATTTCACAGATTTATGTTCCAGAACACGGGACAGTGACCGTAAATGGGAAATTGGTTTCTTTTATTGAACTTGGAGTTGGTTTCAATCCTGAATTAACAGGGCGTGAGAATGTGTACCTAAATGGCGCTCTTCTTGGTTTTTCACGTGAAGAAATTGATGCCATGTATGATGATATCGTTGATTTTGCAGAATTACGTGAATTCATGAACCAAAAACTTAAAAACTATTCTAGCGGGATGCAGGTTCGTCTAGCGTTTTCTGTAGCCATCAAGGCCCAAGGAGATGTTCTCATATTGGATGAAGTGTTGGCGGTGGGCGATGAAGCCTTCCAAAGAAAATGTAACGATTATTTCCAAGAACGGAAGAAAAGCGGAAAGACAACCATTCTGGTTACCCATGATATGGGTGCAGTTAAGAAATATTGCAACAAGGCCGTCTTGATTGAACATGGCTTGGTAAAGGCTATTGGAAACCCAGAAAATGTGGCCAATCAATATAGTTTTGACAATACTGTAACAGTTCAACAAGAACATTTAGAGGAAGAAAAAGGCGTAGATTCTGAATCCGCAGAAGCAAAAGAAGTGCAATTGGTTGAGAATTTTAAGTTGGATTTATTAAGTCCAAACCAGATTTCCCCTAAAGATACCATTCATTTTAGAATGGAATATACTGTTTTACAAGATATTGAGACCTATATGGCACTCTCTCTGACAGACATTGACCGCAACATTTGGATTTATAATGATAATTCAATGAACCAACTACAATCAGGGAAAGGCAAAAAAGTAGTAAACTACTCTTGTTCATTGCCTAATGTTAATGATTTGAAACTAAAGTTGGAAGTCACGGTGCGTGATAAAGACGGTAAGATGCTGGCTTTTTCAGATGCGACGCAGACACCGATTATCATGGTGAATCGAACAGATATTGCACCAGATGATATTTCAGCTTTAGATTCAGCAAGTGGTCTCATTCAACGAAATGGTAACTGGACTTTTGAAAATAACTAG
- the comGB gene encoding competence type IV pilus assembly protein ComGB — protein MRKLIAFLQQDISVFGRQKQKKLPLVRQRTVIELFNNLFASGFHLGEIVDFLKRSQLLADPYTQVLSDGLLAGKPFSSLLADLHFSDAVVTQVALAEVHGNTSLSLSHIQSYLENVSKVRKKLIEVATYPVILLGFLLLIMLGLKNYLLPQLEEGNVATVLINHLPTIFLSLCGLSLVAVLAGLVWFRKTDKIKVFSRLVALPFFGKLIQTYLTAYYAREWGSLIGQGLDLPQIVGLMQEQQSQLFREIGQDLEQSLSNGQSFHEHIKTYAFFKRELSLIVEYGQVKSKLGSELTVYAAECWEEFFSRVNRAMHLIQPLVFLFVALMVVLIYAAMLLPIYQNMEL, from the coding sequence ATGCGCAAATTGATCGCCTTTTTGCAGCAGGACATATCAGTCTTCGGCAGGCAGAAACAGAAAAAATTACCCTTGGTTCGCCAGCGTACGGTCATTGAACTGTTTAATAATCTCTTTGCCAGTGGTTTTCATCTGGGGGAGATTGTTGATTTCCTCAAACGCAGTCAGCTGCTGGCAGATCCCTATACCCAGGTCTTGTCGGATGGTCTTCTTGCAGGCAAACCCTTTTCAAGTTTGCTGGCGGATTTGCATTTTTCAGATGCGGTGGTCACACAGGTGGCTTTGGCAGAAGTTCATGGCAATACCAGTCTGAGTTTGAGCCATATCCAGTCCTATCTGGAAAATGTCAGCAAGGTTCGTAAAAAGCTGATTGAAGTAGCGACCTATCCAGTTATCTTGCTTGGTTTTCTGCTTTTGATTATGCTTGGCTTGAAAAACTATCTTCTGCCCCAGTTGGAGGAAGGCAACGTAGCGACCGTGCTAATTAACCATCTGCCGACTATCTTTTTATCCCTTTGTGGACTTAGTTTGGTAGCGGTCTTAGCTGGTCTTGTTTGGTTTCGCAAAACCGATAAAATCAAAGTCTTTTCCCGTTTAGTAGCTCTGCCATTTTTCGGAAAACTCATCCAAACCTACCTGACGGCCTATTACGCCAGGGAGTGGGGGAGTTTGATTGGGCAAGGCTTGGACCTGCCGCAGATTGTGGGCCTGATGCAGGAGCAACAATCGCAGCTCTTTCGGGAGATTGGCCAGGACCTGGAGCAGTCGCTTTCCAATGGTCAGAGCTTTCACGAACACATCAAGACCTACGCCTTTTTTAAGCGGGAGTTGAGTTTGATTGTCGAGTACGGTCAGGTCAAGTCCAAATTAGGGAGCGAGTTGACAGTCTATGCAGCTGAGTGTTGGGAGGAATTTTTCTCTCGGGTCAATAGAGCCATGCATCTAATCCAACCGCTGGTCTTTCTCTTTGTGGCCTTAATGGTCGTTCTCATCTACGCAGCCATGTTGCTGCCGATTTATCAAAATATGGAGTTATAA
- a CDS encoding glycosyltransferase gives MMGQPIVSIICTVYNKAPWLERVIEGFLAQETSFEVEIILVDDCSTDSSRDIIRSYQNQYPEKIQAIFHEENQGISRTWVSACLKAKGKYIARCDGDDFWLDPYKLQKQVTLLEEHPEAKWSNTDFDIYDENGQLVSRAGFASGSIPLADTYAKMLATRGFTMASTWLVERELMLEVNQELDLTTADDTFNLQLDLFQRTQLLFLPEVTVAYTINQGSDSRPVDFSKIENRFHTLLETQKFYLDKYPSSHYREMLDILLERNNNYEVVLTKKERGLAQVGIQEVTIYFDTDGSGFCQENILRYPLLKQDEIRFSLPDNCQRVRIDLSEQPSFYRNISLVSQKERTTLLPAYTNGVLVGDMVLFTQQDPQLIYETSFLYGSEFTLNYTICELDDLQSPDYVAKILGEQLVEFRKKAIEGERLERQLRESEALISRQQKEIENLTISYHAVVGSRRWIIPTKIINFFRRKK, from the coding sequence ATGATGGGACAACCAATAGTATCAATCATTTGCACGGTTTATAATAAGGCTCCGTGGTTAGAGAGGGTTATCGAAGGCTTTCTAGCACAAGAAACAAGCTTTGAAGTTGAAATTATTCTTGTTGATGACTGTTCGACGGATTCGTCCAGAGATATCATTAGATCGTATCAAAACCAATATCCAGAAAAGATTCAAGCGATTTTCCATGAAGAGAACCAGGGAATCTCACGGACATGGGTGTCCGCCTGTCTAAAAGCAAAGGGTAAATACATTGCTCGTTGTGATGGGGATGATTTTTGGTTAGATCCATACAAGCTTCAGAAACAGGTGACCCTACTAGAAGAACACCCAGAAGCCAAGTGGTCCAATACAGATTTTGATATCTATGATGAAAATGGACAGCTGGTGTCCAGAGCAGGTTTTGCTAGTGGAAGTATTCCCTTAGCGGATACCTATGCTAAAATGTTAGCGACTCGTGGGTTTACCATGGCTTCGACTTGGCTTGTAGAGAGAGAATTGATGCTAGAGGTTAATCAGGAACTAGATTTGACCACTGCTGACGATACCTTTAATTTACAGCTCGATTTATTTCAACGAACACAATTGTTGTTCTTGCCAGAAGTTACAGTTGCCTATACGATTAACCAAGGCTCTGACTCGCGACCGGTAGACTTTTCTAAAATAGAGAATCGTTTCCATACCTTGTTGGAGACTCAGAAATTCTATCTAGATAAATATCCATCTAGTCATTATCGAGAAATGCTTGATATTCTTTTAGAACGAAATAACAACTACGAAGTTGTCTTGACAAAAAAAGAACGTGGTCTTGCGCAAGTTGGTATTCAAGAAGTCACTATCTATTTCGACACGGATGGATCTGGATTTTGTCAAGAAAATATCTTACGCTATCCTTTGTTGAAGCAGGATGAGATTCGATTTAGCTTGCCTGATAACTGCCAACGAGTGCGTATTGACCTATCAGAACAACCAAGTTTTTACCGAAATATTTCATTGGTGAGTCAAAAGGAGCGAACAACCCTTCTACCAGCTTACACCAATGGCGTATTGGTTGGAGACATGGTGTTGTTTACACAACAAGATCCGCAATTGATCTATGAAACCTCGTTTTTATATGGTTCAGAATTTACACTAAATTATACTATCTGTGAATTGGATGATCTGCAGTCCCCAGACTATGTTGCTAAGATTTTGGGAGAGCAGCTAGTTGAATTCCGGAAGAAAGCCATAGAGGGAGAGCGATTAGAGCGGCAGCTTCGTGAAAGTGAAGCCCTTATTAGCCGACAACAAAAAGAGATTGAAAATCTTACTATCTCATACCATGCAGTTGTTGGCTCACGACGTTGGATTATTCCAACAAAGATTATCAATTTTTTTAGGAGAAAAAAATGA
- the comGD gene encoding competence type IV pilus minor pilin ComGD: MLRRKNKAFTLLESLLTLFVVSFLAVSLSGTVQTAFQSVQEEIFLWEFEAIYKDSQKLAASSHQSISLTIGEQEVTNGHQAVEVPRNVKVLEEKTIQFEENGGNSSLSNIRFRLSQKIVKYQLYIGSGRYKKTEE; the protein is encoded by the coding sequence ATGCTAAGGCGAAAAAATAAGGCCTTCACTCTTCTAGAAAGCTTGCTGACCTTATTTGTCGTTAGTTTTTTAGCCGTTTCTTTGTCGGGAACGGTGCAAACAGCCTTTCAGTCAGTTCAAGAAGAGATTTTCCTCTGGGAATTTGAAGCCATCTATAAAGACAGCCAGAAATTGGCAGCTAGTTCTCACCAGTCAATTAGCTTGACTATCGGCGAACAAGAAGTGACAAATGGTCATCAGGCTGTAGAGGTGCCCAGAAACGTAAAAGTATTGGAAGAGAAGACCATCCAATTTGAAGAAAATGGAGGAAATTCCTCACTGTCTAACATTCGTTTTCGGCTTAGTCAAAAAATAGTCAAGTATCAATTATATATAGGGAGTGGTCGCTATAAGAAAACAGAAGAATAA
- the atlA gene encoding autolysin AtlA, translating into MRSKYIKSLGLGATCLLTMTLPVAANTTETSQSSAVSETQVSTTEATSSEVSTVAESSTNSSTQAQTETSTVATEEPRISFRSVPDTEEGTASEESSTTSSSTSITATQPEATTVTQATVEQALYRLYQPDLRVHLYTKDANEYAVLAGRGWRQEGEAWRFVSNQGEPVYRLYQPDLRVHLYTKDANEYAVLAGRGWRQEGEAFRSHGNIPVYRLYQPDLRVHLYTKDANEYAVLAGRGWRQEGIAFYGLGSAGSSSAPNTPAAPQVEKKPTGTVSVQNKNSQNGNFDIIVSNVDSPLGVSSVLVPVWSDEKGQDDLVWYEAARQADGSYKVSVQSKNHGYSTGVYQVHLYLVQTDGTKIGVSPSTTTTVEIKDTVPKATVRIENIDRTYGFFDVRITDLYVPKGIESIQASVWADVSGQNDVQHYEATKQSDGSYLVPVRISNHNYEQGNYSISLSITSQGQKHNVAQANASISYTKSEIPRFIDVSSHNGTLSVADYKTLAANGISGVVVKLSEAVSYLNPYAEGQVKNALAAGLKVSVYHYSHFTSKEEAKAEAQYFVAAAKKLGLPTSTLMVNDIEEHATRKNINENMKAWEEEMRHLGYSNLIHYTGASWLDDNSLGVVGPIQTSQFGMSNFWVAQYPYSTMTPAQAMSMSLHARTAAWQYTSKAELLPGRSFFDVNLDYTNRFTK; encoded by the coding sequence ATGAGAAGCAAATATATAAAAAGTTTAGGACTCGGAGCTACTTGTTTACTAACGATGACTTTACCTGTTGCAGCAAACACTACTGAAACAAGTCAAAGTTCGGCTGTGTCGGAAACACAAGTTTCTACTACAGAGGCGACAAGTTCAGAAGTCTCAACGGTTGCAGAATCGAGTACAAATTCCTCAACTCAGGCTCAGACTGAGACCAGCACAGTTGCAACAGAAGAACCGAGAATTTCATTCCGATCAGTACCGGATACTGAAGAGGGTACTGCTAGTGAAGAAAGTTCAACAACAAGCAGTTCAACCTCAATAACTGCAACTCAGCCAGAGGCTACAACAGTTACACAAGCAACCGTTGAGCAGGCTTTGTATCGTCTCTATCAGCCGGACTTGCGTGTCCACCTGTATACGAAGGATGCAAATGAATATGCTGTTCTAGCAGGTCGTGGTTGGAGACAAGAAGGTGAGGCATGGAGATTTGTTTCAAATCAGGGAGAGCCGGTTTACCGTCTCTATCAACCGGATTTGCGTGTCCATCTGTATACGAAGGATGCCAACGAATATGCTGTCCTAGCAGGTCGTGGTTGGCGACAAGAGGGAGAAGCCTTCCGTTCTCACGGCAATATTCCGGTTTACCGTCTCTATCAACCGGATTTACGTGTCCATCTGTATACGAAGGATGCTAACGAATATGCTGTTCTAGCAGGTCGTGGTTGGCGACAGGAAGGGATTGCCTTCTACGGACTAGGAAGTGCAGGAAGTTCAAGTGCTCCAAACACACCTGCAGCTCCACAAGTTGAAAAGAAACCAACAGGAACTGTAAGTGTTCAGAATAAGAATTCTCAAAACGGGAATTTTGATATCATTGTATCAAACGTTGATAGTCCTTTAGGTGTTAGCAGTGTTCTTGTACCAGTATGGTCAGATGAAAAAGGACAAGATGACTTGGTTTGGTACGAAGCTGCAAGACAGGCAGATGGAAGCTATAAAGTATCTGTCCAATCCAAAAACCATGGCTATAGCACTGGAGTCTATCAGGTTCATTTGTATCTTGTACAAACGGATGGGACAAAAATTGGTGTTTCTCCTTCTACCACAACTACAGTAGAAATAAAGGATACCGTTCCAAAAGCTACGGTTAGAATTGAGAATATTGACAGAACCTATGGTTTCTTTGATGTTCGTATCACAGATTTATATGTTCCTAAAGGTATTGAATCCATCCAGGCATCTGTCTGGGCAGATGTTAGTGGTCAAAATGATGTCCAGCATTATGAAGCGACAAAGCAATCTGATGGAAGTTATCTTGTACCCGTTCGAATCAGTAATCATAACTATGAACAAGGAAATTACAGCATCTCCTTATCCATAACTAGTCAGGGGCAAAAGCATAATGTTGCCCAAGCTAATGCCTCGATTAGTTATACGAAATCAGAGATTCCTAGATTTATCGATGTAAGTAGCCATAATGGAACCTTGTCGGTAGCTGACTACAAAACCTTGGCTGCCAATGGTATTTCAGGTGTTGTCGTTAAACTATCAGAGGCTGTAAGTTATTTAAATCCTTATGCAGAAGGGCAGGTGAAAAATGCCTTAGCTGCAGGTCTCAAGGTTTCTGTTTATCACTATTCGCACTTCACGAGCAAGGAAGAGGCTAAAGCAGAGGCGCAATATTTTGTAGCTGCAGCCAAGAAACTCGGGCTTCCAACAAGTACTCTAATGGTTAATGATATTGAAGAGCATGCCACTCGTAAGAATATCAATGAAAATATGAAGGCTTGGGAAGAAGAGATGCGTCACTTAGGCTATTCAAATCTCATTCACTATACTGGAGCTAGTTGGCTTGATGATAATTCTCTAGGAGTAGTTGGCCCGATTCAAACCAGTCAATTTGGAATGAGTAATTTCTGGGTAGCGCAATATCCATACTCTACTATGACCCCTGCACAAGCAATGTCTATGTCTCTACACGCACGGACAGCAGCATGGCAGTATACATCTAAGGCGGAATTGTTGCCAGGACGTTCCTTCTTTGATGTGAATTTAGATTATACAAATCGATTTACTAAGTAG
- the comGG gene encoding competence type IV pilus minor pilin ComGG, whose product MLLKKKVRAGILLYALLMLAVFSLLLQFYIHRQEAESRLVQVARQETTAYIMAQMVLDQVEEDLQERQAVAKEEASQTDERKEDDIVVSETVEKKEVKEAQSTKESQETIEKPAQTSVKKKEEGKLIEDRGTMLFQQGQASYHVQNQQVSVLVVLRDGREYRYQFGMKSRD is encoded by the coding sequence ATGCTTTTAAAGAAAAAGGTTAGGGCTGGCATCCTGCTCTATGCCCTCTTGATGCTGGCAGTCTTTAGTCTCTTGCTTCAGTTTTATATCCACCGCCAAGAAGCCGAAAGTCGCTTAGTTCAGGTTGCGAGGCAAGAAACGACGGCCTACATCATGGCTCAGATGGTCTTGGACCAAGTCGAAGAGGACTTGCAAGAGCGTCAAGCGGTTGCTAAGGAGGAAGCTAGCCAAACAGATGAAAGGAAGGAAGATGACATAGTCGTTAGCGAGACTGTTGAGAAGAAGGAAGTAAAGGAGGCTCAATCAACTAAAGAAAGTCAAGAAACGATAGAAAAACCAGCTCAAACGAGTGTTAAGAAAAAGGAGGAAGGTAAACTGATAGAAGATAGGGGAACTATGTTATTTCAACAGGGTCAGGCTAGTTATCATGTTCAAAATCAACAAGTGTCAGTGTTGGTAGTATTAAGGGACGGAAGAGAGTATCGCTATCAATTTGGAATGAAAAGCCGAGATTGA
- the comGC gene encoding competence type IV pilus major pilin ComGC — protein MKKLMKLKNKAFTLVEMLVVLLIVSVLLLLFVPNLSKQKEAIKESGGAAVVKVVESQMELYELEHDKEATVADLQAAGYITEKQAEEYAKAKK, from the coding sequence ATGAAAAAATTAATGAAATTGAAAAATAAAGCCTTCACATTGGTGGAAATGTTAGTAGTACTTCTCATTGTTAGTGTGCTTCTGCTCCTATTTGTGCCTAATTTGAGTAAGCAAAAAGAAGCGATTAAGGAGTCAGGAGGTGCAGCGGTTGTTAAGGTTGTAGAAAGCCAGATGGAGCTCTATGAATTAGAGCATGATAAGGAAGCAACGGTGGCAGACTTGCAGGCAGCTGGCTACATCACTGAAAAACAAGCAGAAGAGTATGCTAAGGCGAAAAAATAA
- a CDS encoding ABC transporter permease: MDLFSTKNRILLKELIKTDFKLRYQGSVIGYLWSILKPLMLFAIMYVVFIHFLRLGSDVPHFPVALLLGNVIWSFFSEATNMGMVSIVTRGDLLRKLNFSKEIIVLSSVFGAAINFSINLLVVLIFSLFNGVQFTWTVVMALPLFVELFLLATGIALILSTLFVRFRDLAQIWEVVMQAGMYATPIIYSLSFVMDQSVLAAKLMMLNPMAQIIQDMRYFVIDKANLPVWQVINNKVIVLIPYLIPLIVFAIGVTVFGKYSKKFAEIL; encoded by the coding sequence ATGGATTTATTTTCCACAAAAAATCGAATTCTTTTAAAAGAATTGATTAAAACAGACTTTAAATTACGCTATCAAGGGTCGGTAATTGGCTATCTTTGGTCAATTCTAAAGCCCTTGATGTTGTTTGCTATTATGTACGTTGTTTTCATTCACTTTCTAAGATTAGGTAGTGACGTTCCGCATTTTCCGGTTGCCTTATTGTTAGGGAATGTTATCTGGTCCTTCTTTTCAGAGGCCACCAATATGGGAATGGTTTCCATTGTTACACGTGGAGACTTATTGAGGAAGTTAAACTTTTCTAAGGAGATTATAGTGCTCTCTTCAGTATTTGGTGCGGCAATCAATTTCTCCATCAATTTATTAGTTGTGTTGATTTTTTCTCTATTTAATGGTGTACAGTTCACATGGACGGTTGTGATGGCTCTCCCTCTATTTGTTGAGCTCTTTTTGTTGGCGACAGGGATTGCTTTGATACTCTCTACCCTCTTTGTTCGTTTTCGTGACTTAGCACAAATTTGGGAAGTGGTGATGCAGGCAGGGATGTATGCAACCCCAATTATCTACTCCCTATCGTTTGTGATGGACCAGAGCGTATTGGCAGCTAAGTTGATGATGCTAAATCCGATGGCTCAAATTATTCAAGATATGCGCTATTTTGTTATCGACAAAGCCAATTTGCCTGTTTGGCAGGTTATTAACAATAAGGTGATTGTGCTGATACCATATCTCATCCCTCTAATCGTCTTTGCAATTGGGGTGACTGTGTTTGGAAAATATTCTAAGAAATTTGCGGAGATTCTCTAA
- the comGE gene encoding competence type IV pilus minor pilin ComGE, producing the protein MVAIRKQKNKAYILLESLVALATLVTICSLILTAVDTGRRRQAWELEQQEVLNLAQMAVQTEQDSLALNGVTVQVQRTVDKMIVFHEGKEVLSVVKK; encoded by the coding sequence GTGGTCGCTATAAGAAAACAGAAGAATAAGGCTTATATCTTGCTAGAAAGTTTAGTTGCCCTTGCGACCCTAGTGACTATTTGTAGCTTGATTTTGACTGCGGTAGATACAGGTCGCAGGCGACAGGCTTGGGAATTGGAACAACAGGAAGTTCTCAATCTAGCACAGATGGCTGTTCAGACCGAGCAAGATAGCCTAGCCTTAAACGGTGTTACAGTTCAGGTTCAACGAACAGTGGATAAGATGATTGTTTTCCACGAGGGAAAGGAGGTTTTATCGGTTGTTAAAAAGTAA
- the comGA gene encoding competence type IV pilus ATPase ComGA, with translation MIQEKARKLIEEAVADRVSDIYLVPRGQDYQVYHRIMDEREFVHDLAEEEVTAIISHFKFLAGLNVGEKRRSQQGSCDYDYGNGEISLRLSTVGDYRGKESLVIRLLYDNDKELKFWFEAAERLAEEIKGRGLYLFSGPVGSGKTTLMYHLARLKFPDKQILTIEDPVEIKQEDMLQLQLNEAIGATYDNLIKLSLRHRPDLLIIGEIRDAETARAVIRASLTGATVFSTVHARSISGVYARMLELGVSSEELNNALQGIAYQRLIGGGGVVDFAKGNYQNHSADQWNAQIDRLFAAGHISLRQAETEKITLGSPAYGH, from the coding sequence ATGATTCAAGAAAAAGCAAGAAAGTTGATTGAAGAGGCGGTGGCGGATAGGGTCAGTGATATTTATCTGGTTCCTCGTGGTCAGGACTACCAAGTCTACCATCGCATCATGGACGAACGGGAGTTTGTGCACGACTTGGCTGAGGAGGAAGTAACAGCCATCATCAGCCATTTCAAGTTCTTAGCAGGTTTAAATGTCGGTGAAAAACGCCGTAGCCAGCAGGGTTCCTGTGACTATGATTATGGGAACGGCGAGATTTCACTTCGCTTATCAACTGTCGGAGATTATCGTGGCAAGGAAAGTCTGGTTATCCGCCTGCTCTATGACAATGACAAGGAACTCAAGTTCTGGTTTGAGGCGGCTGAGCGGCTTGCAGAAGAAATCAAGGGACGAGGGCTCTACCTTTTTTCGGGTCCAGTCGGCTCTGGTAAGACCACACTTATGTACCATCTTGCCAGGCTGAAATTCCCAGACAAGCAGATTTTGACTATCGAGGATCCTGTCGAAATCAAGCAGGAGGACATGCTGCAACTCCAGCTCAATGAAGCCATCGGAGCCACCTACGACAATCTGATCAAACTGTCCCTCCGTCATCGACCAGACTTGCTCATCATCGGTGAAATTCGGGATGCGGAAACCGCTCGAGCAGTCATTCGAGCCAGCCTGACGGGAGCTACCGTTTTCTCAACAGTCCATGCAAGGTCTATTTCAGGTGTCTACGCCCGTATGTTGGAATTGGGTGTCAGCTCTGAGGAGTTAAACAATGCCCTTCAAGGTATTGCCTATCAACGTTTAATAGGGGGAGGAGGTGTGGTAGATTTTGCAAAGGGAAATTACCAAAACCATTCCGCAGACCAGTGGAATGCGCAAATTGATCGCCTTTTTGCAGCAGGACATATCAGTCTTCGGCAGGCAGAAACAGAAAAAATTACCCTTGGTTCGCCAGCGTACGGTCATTGA
- the comGF gene encoding competence type IV pilus minor pilin ComGF, whose protein sequence is MLKSKIPAFTLLECLVALVILSGSLLVFEGLSKLLVQEAHYQRHTIQKEWQVFSSQLRSEWDQADLVKVENGKVYVDKAGQALAFGKSRSDDFRKTNDRGQGYQPMLYQVDSAAISQENQLVRIDFSFKNGEERTFIYAFKEKG, encoded by the coding sequence TTGTTAAAAAGTAAAATTCCTGCCTTTACTCTCCTGGAATGCTTGGTAGCCTTAGTCATCCTTTCAGGTAGCCTTTTGGTCTTTGAAGGCTTGTCAAAACTGCTGGTCCAAGAAGCGCATTACCAAAGGCATACCATACAGAAGGAATGGCAGGTCTTTTCTAGCCAGTTGCGGTCGGAGTGGGACCAGGCGGACTTGGTCAAGGTTGAAAATGGCAAGGTCTATGTAGACAAGGCTGGTCAGGCTTTGGCCTTTGGTAAGTCACGGTCGGATGATTTTCGGAAAACAAATGACAGGGGACAGGGCTACCAGCCCATGCTCTATCAGGTGGACAGCGCAGCCATTTCCCAAGAAAACCAGCTGGTGCGCATCGACTTTAGCTTTAAAAACGGGGAGGAGCGGACCTTTATCTATGCTTTTAAAGAAAAAGGTTAG